Proteins encoded within one genomic window of Anastrepha ludens isolate Willacy chromosome 4, idAnaLude1.1, whole genome shotgun sequence:
- the LOC128861217 gene encoding uncharacterized protein LOC128861217: protein MDSAQGKRKRSSEGTSAEAKRSKVSATQTTNALKKSFAEVAKESHIRAVIDRSSHDGAITQANWDLISRSLWKVYRDILQENPGPPPSCSDAGWFQSRVKLTRCADQRSVDLYTLAIKRIGEPWPGARLDVVLREDIPNRPRSRAWIPQFHTDPEEVLELLKLGNPELPTSDWKVAKIGEVDGKRRLAVIILNEESLDPLANLKWKVNYGFQSLTLHVYRQDVASKGSSAVNLTSSAEETTVALDNLTDDEVASNSGMVGELFRRVTLEDMGEYSDLSDALEDEEYIPTSSDEEIADQTVVGCHLTTHTNDGGGCTDQPPPQ from the coding sequence ATGGACTCTGCGCAAGGTAAGCGCAAAAGGTCGAGTGAGGGGACATCGGCAGAAGCCAAAAGATCCAAGGTGTCCGCCACTCAAACAACTAATGCTCTCAAAAAATCTTTTGCGGAAGTAGCGAAAGAAAGTCATATAAGGGCGGTGATTGATCGCAGTTCCCATGACGGTGCGATCACGCAAGCAAACTGGGATCTGATAAGCAGGAGTCTGTGGAAAGTCTATAGGGACATCCTGCAAGAAAATCCAGGACCCCCACCCAGCTGCTCAGACGCGGGTTGGTTCCAATCACGCGTCAAATTAACCAGGTGCGCTGATCAACGATCGGTCGATCTGTACACTCTGGCAATTAAACGCATAGGGGAGCCTTGGCCAGGGGCCCGTCTCGACGTGGTCCTCCGTGAAGACATCCCCAATCGGCCAAGATCAAGAGCCTGGATACCACAGTTCCACACCGACCCAGAGGAAGTGTTGGAACTGCTCAAACTAGGCAACCCCGAGCTACCTACCAGCGATTGGAAAGTAGCAAAGATTGGCGAAGTGGATGGCAAGAGGAGACTAGCGGTGATCATCCTAAATGAGGAATCACTGGATCCACTCGCTAACCTGAAATGGAAGGTGAACTACGGCTTCCAATCACTGACACTCCATGTCTACAGACAGGATGTAGCCAGTAAAGGCAGCTCCGCAGTTAACTTGACGTCATCCGCGGAGGAGACGACGGTTGCGTTAGACAACCTAACGGACGACGAGGTGGCATCCAATTCCGGTATGGTAGGCGAACTCTTCCGAAGGGTTACCCTAGAGGATATGGGGGAATATTCCGATCTCTCAGACGCTCTGGAGGACGAGGAATATATTCCCACTTCCTCTGACGAGGAGATCGCTGACCAAACCGTGGTTGGCTGTCATCTAACAACGCACACCAACGATGGTGGGGGTTGTACAGATCAACCTCCACCACAGTAA